The Nothobranchius furzeri strain GRZ-AD chromosome 8, NfurGRZ-RIMD1, whole genome shotgun sequence genome includes a region encoding these proteins:
- the LOC107392687 gene encoding guanine nucleotide-binding protein subunit beta-4 isoform X1, producing the protein MSELEQLRQEAEQLRNQIRDARKACSDSTLSQITAGLDSVGRIQMRTRRTLRGHLAKIYAMHWGSDSSDDSPRLLVSASQDGKLIIWDSYTTNKMHAIPLRSSWVMTCAYAPSGNYVACGGLDNICSIYSLKTREGNVRVTRELPGHTGYLSCCRFLDDNQILTSSGDTTCALWDIETGQLATNFTGHTGDVMSLSLSPDFKTFVSGACDATSKLWDIRDGMCRQSFTGHVSDINAVCFFPNGNAFGTGSDDATCRLFDLRADQELMMYSHDNIICGITSVAFSKSGRLLLAGYDDFNCNVWDTLKGERAGVLAGHDNRVSCLGVTNDGMAVATGSWDSFLRIWN; encoded by the exons ATGAGTGAGCTGGAACAGTTGCGGCAGGAAGCCGAACAACTACGAAATCAGATCCGG GATGCCAGAAAAGCCTGCAGTGACTCCACTCTGTCACAG ATCACAgctggtctggactctgtgggccGGATACAGATGCGGACGCGACGCACACTCAGGGGCCACCTGGCCAAGATCTATGCAATGCACTGGGGAAGTGACTCCAG TGACGACAGTCCCAG GTTACTGGTCAGTGCCTCACAAGATGGAAAGCTAATCATCTGGGACAGCTACACAACAAATAAG ATGCATGCCATCCCGCTACGTTCTTCATGGGTGATGACATGCGCCTACGCCCCGTCTGGGAACTACGTGGCCTGCGGAGGTCTTGACAATATCTGCTCCATATACAGCCTAAAGACCCGCGAGGGCAACGTGCGCGTGACACGAGAGCTGCCTGGACACACCG GTTACTTGTCCTGCTGTCGCTTCTTGGATGACAACCAGATCCTAACCAGCTCCGGAGACACAACCTG TGCATTGTGGGACATAGAAACAGGTCAGCTGGCCACCAACTTCACGGGCCACACCGGAGACGTGATGAGCTTGTCTCTCAGTCCAGACTTCAAGACGTTTGTGTCGGGAGCGTGTGACGCCACCTCCAAGCTATGGGACATCCGTGACGGGATGTGCAGGCAGTCTTTCACCGGCCACGTGTCCGACATCAACGCCGTCTGC TTTTTCCCGAATGGGAATGCATTTGGCACAGGCTCAGACGATGCCACCTGCAGGTTGTTTGACCTGCGTGCCGACCAGGAGTTGATGATGTACAGCCATGACAACATCATCTGTGGCATTACTTCAGTGGCGTTCTCCAAAAGCGGCCGCCTGCTGTTAGCCGGGTACGATGACTTCAACTGCAACGTCTGGGACACTCTGAAAGGGGAGCGTGCAG GTGTGCTAGCCGGTCATGATAACAGAGTGAGCTGCTTAGGAGTGACGAATGACGGCATGGCCGTGGCCACCGGCTCCTGGGATAGTTTCCTCCGGATTTGGAACTAA
- the LOC107392687 gene encoding guanine nucleotide-binding protein subunit beta-4 isoform X2, with product MSELEQLRQEAEQLRNQIRDARKACSDSTLSQITAGLDSVGRIQMRTRRTLRGHLAKIYAMHWGSDSRLLVSASQDGKLIIWDSYTTNKMHAIPLRSSWVMTCAYAPSGNYVACGGLDNICSIYSLKTREGNVRVTRELPGHTGYLSCCRFLDDNQILTSSGDTTCALWDIETGQLATNFTGHTGDVMSLSLSPDFKTFVSGACDATSKLWDIRDGMCRQSFTGHVSDINAVCFFPNGNAFGTGSDDATCRLFDLRADQELMMYSHDNIICGITSVAFSKSGRLLLAGYDDFNCNVWDTLKGERAGVLAGHDNRVSCLGVTNDGMAVATGSWDSFLRIWN from the exons ATGAGTGAGCTGGAACAGTTGCGGCAGGAAGCCGAACAACTACGAAATCAGATCCGG GATGCCAGAAAAGCCTGCAGTGACTCCACTCTGTCACAG ATCACAgctggtctggactctgtgggccGGATACAGATGCGGACGCGACGCACACTCAGGGGCCACCTGGCCAAGATCTATGCAATGCACTGGGGAAGTGACTCCAG GTTACTGGTCAGTGCCTCACAAGATGGAAAGCTAATCATCTGGGACAGCTACACAACAAATAAG ATGCATGCCATCCCGCTACGTTCTTCATGGGTGATGACATGCGCCTACGCCCCGTCTGGGAACTACGTGGCCTGCGGAGGTCTTGACAATATCTGCTCCATATACAGCCTAAAGACCCGCGAGGGCAACGTGCGCGTGACACGAGAGCTGCCTGGACACACCG GTTACTTGTCCTGCTGTCGCTTCTTGGATGACAACCAGATCCTAACCAGCTCCGGAGACACAACCTG TGCATTGTGGGACATAGAAACAGGTCAGCTGGCCACCAACTTCACGGGCCACACCGGAGACGTGATGAGCTTGTCTCTCAGTCCAGACTTCAAGACGTTTGTGTCGGGAGCGTGTGACGCCACCTCCAAGCTATGGGACATCCGTGACGGGATGTGCAGGCAGTCTTTCACCGGCCACGTGTCCGACATCAACGCCGTCTGC TTTTTCCCGAATGGGAATGCATTTGGCACAGGCTCAGACGATGCCACCTGCAGGTTGTTTGACCTGCGTGCCGACCAGGAGTTGATGATGTACAGCCATGACAACATCATCTGTGGCATTACTTCAGTGGCGTTCTCCAAAAGCGGCCGCCTGCTGTTAGCCGGGTACGATGACTTCAACTGCAACGTCTGGGACACTCTGAAAGGGGAGCGTGCAG GTGTGCTAGCCGGTCATGATAACAGAGTGAGCTGCTTAGGAGTGACGAATGACGGCATGGCCGTGGCCACCGGCTCCTGGGATAGTTTCCTCCGGATTTGGAACTAA
- the mfn1b gene encoding mitofusin-1b, producing MSTMASAPPLRRTDSAFGEFSPLKHFVVAKKKISDVFEQLLSYVKETSEFVEDIHGNIALGNIATKDQMMEIQTYADKLSVIKEVLARRHMKVAFFGRTSNGKSTVVNAMLRDRVLPSGIGHTTNCFLSVEGTDNDKAYLKTEGSEEEKSIKTVNQLAHALHMDKSLDAGCLVRVFWPKTKCALLRDDLVLVDSPGTDVTTELDSWIDKFCLDADVFVLVANSESTLMNTEKHFFHKVNERLSKPNIFILNNRWDASANEPEYMEDVRKQHTDRCVNFLVDELKVVERDQAPNRIFFVSAKEVLNSRMQRAQGMPETGGALAEGFQERLKEFQSFERRFEECISQSAVKTKFEQHTIRAKQISEQVKTIMDAINIDAAEKRVAALEDREYQKDRLEFVKNQLNLLIDDIKKKIKAISEDVESKVSVAMGDEISRLHVIVDEFHTDFHPSPHVLKIYKSELLSHVEEGMGKNLAFRCSSAINASVQSSQNYMIESMLPLLPSAAQSQVSMLVPNRTFDLSYDLNCATICSDFQENIEFQFSLGWKCLVHRYLGSVNAQKALTLVNKNFQTSQPALPMAQTPSSGPPSIAAPPNNERALMTQEDLMVAMATNVASLTSRASMTVIVVGGVVWKTVGWRLIVLSASLYGLLYLYERLTWTTKAKERALKRQFVDYATEKLQLIVSFTSANCSHQVQQEMATTFARLCQQVDQTQKELEADILQLTTKIDQLEKVQMHSKSLRHKATELEKQLEEFTNQYLQPQQ from the exons ATGAGCACCATGGCTTCAGCCCCTCCACTCAGGCGGACAGATTCCGCTTTTGGGGAGTTTTCTCCGCTTAAGCACTTTGTTGTCGCTAAGAAAAAGATCAGCGACGTGTTTGAACAACTTCTCAGCTACGTGAAGGAGACTTCAGAGTTTGTAGAAG ACATCCATGGGAACATAGCTTTGGGGAACATCGCTACAAAGGATCAGATGATGGAGATTCAGACGTATGCTGATAAACTCTCTGTTATAAAGGAGGTGCTAGCTCGCAGACacatgaaggtggccttttttggCAG GACCAGTAACGGTAAAAGCACAGTGGTCAACGCCATGCTGAGGGATCGCGTGCTACCCAGTGGGATTGGCCACACCACCAACTGCTTCCTGAGTGTGGAGGGTACCGATAACGACAAGGCCTACCTCAAGACGGAGGGCTCTGAAGAGGAGAAGAGCATTAAG ACTGTAAACCAGCTGGCTCACGCGCTTCACATGGATAAAAGTCTGGACGCCGGCTGTCTGGTCCGTGTCTTCTGGCCAAAAACGAAGTGCGCTTTGCTCCGAGATGATCTGGTCCTTGTCGACAG TCCTGGAACTGATGTCACAACAGAGCTGGACAGCTGGATCGACAAGTTCTGCTTGGATGCTGACGTCTTTGTGCTGGTAGCAAATTCAGAGTCTACCCTCATGAACACG GAAAAACACTTTTTCCACAAAGTAAACGAGCGTCTCTCAAAGCCAAACATCTTCATCCTCAACAACCGCTGGGACGCCTCGGCAAACGAGCCAGAGTACATGGAGGAT GTGAGGAAGCAGCACACAGACCGCTGTGTGAACTTTCTGGTGGACGAGCTAAAAGTTGTCGAGCGTGATCAGGCGCCCAATCGCATCTTCTTTGTGTCTGCAAAGGAGGTTCTGAACTCCCGAATGCAGCGCGCTCAGGGCATGCCTGAAACAG GTGGAGCTTTGGCTGAAGGATTCCAGGAGAGACTGAAGGAGTTCCAGAGTTTTGAAAGAAGGTTTGAG GAGTGTATCTCGCAGTCAGCAGTGAAAACAAAGTTTGAGCAGCACACTATCAGGGCCAAGCAGATCTCAGAACAAGTCAAGACCATCATGGATGCCATCAACATTGATGCGGCGGAGAAGCG AGTAGCAGCGCTGGAGGACAGGGAGTATCAGAAAGACCGTCTGGAGTTTGTTAAGAACCAGCTCAACCTTCTAATTGATGACATTAAGAAGAAGATCAAAGCCATCAGTGAGGATGTGGAGTCCAAG GTGTCTGTTGCCATGGGAGACGAGATCAGCCGTCTTCACGTGATCGTTGACGAGTTTCACACTGATTTCCATCCTTCACCTCATGTCCTGAAGATCTACAAGTCT GAGCTGCTGTCTCACGTGGAGGAAGGGATGGGAAAGAACCTGGCTTTCCGCTGCTCCAGCGCCATCAACGCCTCTGTCCAGTCCTCTCAGAATTACATGATAG AGAGCATGCTGCCTCTGCTTCCCTCTGCGGCCCAGAGCCAAGTCTCCATGCTGGTTCCTAACAGAACCTTTGACCTGAGCTACGACCTAAACTGCGCCACCATCTGCAGCGACTTCCAGGAAAACATCGAGTTCCAGTTCTCTTTGGGCTGGAAGTGTTTAGTCCACCGGTACCTGGGATCCGTTAACGCACAGAAGGCTCTCACTCTGGTGAACAAGAACTTCCAG ACGTCTCAGCCAGCACTGCCTATGGCCCAAACACCTTCATCAGGGCCCCCGTCCATTGCAGCACCACCTAACAATGAGAGAGCCCTCATGACCCAGGAAGATCTGatggtagccatggcaaccaacgTGGCATCTCTCACTTCTCGTGCTTCAATGACCGTAATTGTTGTTGGAGGAGTG GTGTGGAAAACCGTTGGCTGGAGGCTCATTGTCCTGTCGGCATCCCTCTATGGCCTGCTGTACCTGTACGAGAGACTCACCTGGACAACAAAAGCAAAGGAACGTGCTCTGAAACGACAGTTTGTGGACTACGCCACAGAGAAACTGCAGCTCATCGTCAGCTTTACTAGTGCAAACTGCAGTCATCAAGTCCAACA GGAGATGGCCACAACCTTTGCTCGGCTCTGTCAGCAGGTGGACCAGACGCAGAAGGAGCTAGAGGCAGACATCCTTCAGCTGACAACCAAGATAGATCAGCTGGAGAAAGTCCAGATGCACTCAAAGAGCCTGAG ACATAAAGCCACAGAGCTGGAGAAACAGTTGGAAGAATTTACAAACCAATACCTGCAGCCTCAGCAGTGA
- the plaat1 gene encoding phospholipase A and acyltransferase 1, translating into MDNQQRNSTMASNDPDPPNTSGDPQPGDLIEIFRPAYQHWALYLGDGYIVNLTPVDESQAAAMSSVKSVFSRKAVVRMQLLKEVVGNDSYRINNKYDDNHTPLPVCEIIQRAQVLIDQEVSYDLLGSNCEHFVTLLRYGEGVSEQASRAIGAISLVSAAAGAFSVLGLINTRSRNRPF; encoded by the exons ATGGATAATCAACAACGAAACTCTACT ATGGCCTCTAATGACCCTGACCCCCCTAACACCTCTGGTGACCCCCAGCCTGGTGACCTCATTGAGATTTTCAGACCAGCCTATCAGCACTGGGCTCTCTACCTGGGAGATGGTTACATCGTCAACCTAACTCCTGTTG ATGAGAGCCAAGCAGCCGCCATGTCCAGCGTGAAGTCCGTTTTCAGCAGGAAGGCTGTGGTGCGAATGCAGCTTCTGAAGGAAGTGGTGGGAAATGACTCGTACCGTATCAACAACAAGTATGATGACAATCACACACCGCTGCCTGTCTGTGAGATCATCCAGCGAGCTCAAGTCCTCATTGACCAGGAAGTGTCCTATGATTTGCTGGGGAGCAACTGCGAACACTTTGTTACACTTCTACGCTATGGAGAGGGGGTGTCTGAGCAG GCTTCACGGGCCATTGGAGCCATCAGTTTGGTGTCGGCAGCCGCCGGTGCCTTCTCTGTCTTGGGACTGATCAACACGCGGTCTAGAAACAGGCCTTTCTGA